The Hippoglossus stenolepis isolate QCI-W04-F060 chromosome 11, HSTE1.2, whole genome shotgun sequence genome includes a window with the following:
- the LOC118118356 gene encoding zinc finger protein 696-like, giving the protein MCSVLGCGSSRRGARRFKLPEDPERRLEWVQFLAAANRQRFKESSCTDITICSEHFKYDCLVYAAPTGSVQLAPGAVPSVCLQPKSLKPAADAETWVEPEKTTEVTSQYNQLTKCTYPEKSRLTSIGVLVPRGVTCPTGTSDTQEQPKATLPKMRENFAVKISVSVPAAEGQQRTEVIPEATTDDSGVSEIVAVIDQEENEAMNETATSSDQGDVDSDEDWKTNDEETEDDDIEEIISNGFSSINHMLCTECGRFFGNRWPHTCEHKRKPYSCNICGKRCVSENALNRHNRVHSEKYEHRCKYCHITFKTKVDKITHEQIHVTEGKPYKCSECSERFATNKDRQIHLDTHRDPEDLKCHICGIEFLWSRSVERHLAVHTGLKPHKCTECERSFSQASHLKSHMRLHTGERPFKCQHCGKCFNHNVSLKSHIQRYHTSSSGYDKNKEKKKERARDSRDARGKLKKRGEDSERVHVEEEQDTEEEEQVIMYRPKKRSTGRPIGRPKSNAAGNLVVAIQLERPRSNTKARNMQAKKSQRTQCSNEESENEPTDSDMNTMDSAGEGGREEEQGCKEHSK; this is encoded by the exons ATGTGCTCCGTCCTCGGCTGCGGCTCGTCGCGTCGCGGTGCGAGGCGCTTCAAGTTACCGGAGGATCCAGAGAGGAGGCTGGAGTGGGTCCAGTTCCTCGCTGCAGCCAACAGGCAGCGTTTCAAAGAGTCGTCCTGCACCGACATCACCATTTGTAGCGAGCATTTTAAATATGACTGTCTGGTGTATGCTGCTCCCACAGGCTCCGTCCAGCTGGCGCCCGGTGCTGTCCCGTCCGTGTGTCTGCAGCCGAAGTCACTCAAACCTGCGGCGGACGCGGAGACATGGGTG GAGCCTGAGAAAACCACAGAAGTTACTTCTCAGTATAATCAACTTACAAAATGTACCTACCCTGAAAAATCAAGACTGACTTCAATag GAGTCCTCGTCCCAAGAGGTGTCACATGTCCAACGGGTACTTCAGATACTCAGGAGCAACCAAA AGCCACACTTCCAAAGATGAGGGAGAACTTCGCTGTGAAGATCAGTGTCAGTGTCCCAGCAGCTGAAGGTCAACAACGTACAGAGGTCATTCCAGAG GCCACAACAGATGACTCGGGTGTCTCTGAGATTGTTGCTGTCATTGatcaggaggagaatgaggCCATGAATGAAACAGCGACATCGAGTGATCAGGGCGACGTGGATTCAGATGAGGACTGGAAAACAAATGACGAGGAAACCGAAGATGACGATATTGAGGAAATTATTAGTAATGGTTTCAGCTCCATAAACCATATGCTCTGCACAGAGTGCGGGAGGTTTTTCGGTAATCGTTGGCCTCACACGTGCGAGCACAAAAGGAAGCCCTATTCTTGCAATATTTGTGGCAAGAGATGCGTCAGTGAGAATGCCCTAAACAGACATAACCGAGTCCATAGTGAAAAATATGAACACCGGTGCAAATACTGCCACATCACGTTCAAAACGAAGGTGGACAAAATCACTCACGAGCAGATCCACGTAACTGAAGGAAAACCCTATAAATGTTCTGAATGTTCAGAGAGGTTTGCCACGAATAAGGATCGCCAAATCCACCTGGACACTCACAGAGACCCTgaggatttaaaatgtcacatctgTGGGATTGAGTTCCTCTGGTCCCGCTCGGTTGAGAGACACTTAGCTGTGCACACAGGTCTAAAGCCGCACAAGTGCACCGAGTGCGAGCGCAGCTTCAGCCAGGCAAGTCACCTCAAATCTCACATGCGCCTGCACACGGGGGAGAGGCCTTTCAAGTGTCAGCATTGCGGCAAGTGCTTTAATCACAATGTGAGCTTAAAGAGTCACATCCAGCGTTATCACACATCAAGCTCTGGGTAtgacaagaataaagaaaagaaaaaagaaagagcaaggGACAGTAGAGATGCTCGGggtaaactgaaaaaaagaggtgaagacTCGGAACGTGTCCATGTAGAGGAAGAGCAGGatacagaagaggaagagcaggtgaTAATGTATAGACCAAAAAAGAGAAGCACAGGCAGACCCATTGGAAGACCTAAGAGCAATGCAGCAGGTAATTTAGTTGTGGCAATTCAATTGGAACGTCCGCGTTCAAACACCAAGGCTCGAAATATGCAGGCGAAGAAGTCCCAGAGAACACAATGCAGCAATGAGGAAAGTGAGAACGAGCCGACTGACAGCGACATGAACACCATGGATTCagctggggagggagggagggaagaagaacAAGGTTGTAAAGAACACAGTAAATAA